Proteins from a genomic interval of Labrus mixtus chromosome 24, fLabMix1.1, whole genome shotgun sequence:
- the gtf3c3 gene encoding general transcription factor 3C polypeptide 3, with amino-acid sequence MSAFSAELIDYLEGRITFEEFDKRRDERKPKDSEEAVEDVVDNEQPSTSAEIPGSREEGVSAGVQLAFASMLGETPQPPSSEEEGEEAEEEEEDSLSFVDDEDDEDYKMEEEEKGKAAAAVEEITVKRRRRRGKGGRGRGRRRRQEEEEDDEDVTVGDVFALEMELNRENKKMMKERRHRSKLPRALRGLMGEANIRYARGEKEDAILMCMEIIRQAPLAFEPFSTLAMIYEDDEDTEKALQFGLIAAHLNPSDCEEWVRLAEMSLEQDNIRQAIICYTKAIRYDPTNVRYLWERSTLHMRLGEHKHCMDGYRRILALLPMEEGEHFMQLSKDMAKSYYESNDLTSALGVIEDALARHPDLVSDDFINMTAELYIANRQYNKALEVLVQFAGVVLVREDPKPDASAPPHEEEEGEKSTEEQEMKEEEGPESKPVEETAAEKEGEIKDVEVPDSVPVDLRAKLMVCLIHLHVYTPLEGLVSSLMEQSPEEIGDLYLDVGEAYLEEGEYMSALPLFSALVISEKYNLAVVWLRHAECLKALGHMEVAAESYTKVVEMAPQHLEARLSLATLQQQLGRPECALKALESMYDSDTLAQDSSAAQKELKLLLHRSTLLKTQGKMEGYLDAMISMISMLLKVAMQRAKVCVRSVIMSGESHLRLVKVKDVVPEFDDHEAAYLDNTGKTNVLSKEDWWQLLVSCVLTLCEVKRFEEAELLVESAMEFFSFYDNKPKRKEMEFFGLSATILDHNHYKAYNYIRLMLMENVDLPQLWNIFNQLTITSQHQRHHRFCLRLLLKHPDNHALCVLCGHNAMVSGSFKHALGQYIQAFQTRPDNPLYSLCVGLTFFHMASQKYVAKRHTLVLQGFSFLWRYVELRGECQESMYNLGRALHQMGLTHLAIHYYQKALTLPAKKMDGIPDDQLDLSRDAAFNLSLIYQASGNMEMARQIINTHCII; translated from the exons ATGTCTGCTTTCAGCGCTGAGTTAATAGACTATCTGGAGGGGAGGATAACTTTCGAGGAGTTTGACAAGCGGAGAGATGAGCGGAAACCCAAG GATTCAGAGGAAGCAGTTGAAGATGTGGTGGATAATGAACAGCCTTCTACCTCTGCAGAGATCCCAGGAAGCAGAG AGGAGGGAGTCAGCGCTGGGGTCCAGCTGGCCTTCGCCTCCATGCTTGGTGAAACACCACAGCCACCGTCttcagaagaggagggagaagaagctgaggaggaggaagaggacagcTTGAGCTttgttgatgatgaagatgatgaagattataagatggaggaagaggagaagggaaaGGCTGCGGCAGCGGTGGAGGAGATTACAGTGAAGAGACGGAGGCGGCGGGGAAAAGGAGGTAGAGGGAGAGGACGCagaaggagacaggaggaggaagaggacgatgaGGATGTGACGGTGGGGGACGTGTTTGCGCTGGAGATGGAGCTGAACCGCGAAAACAAgaagatgatgaag GAGCGCCGTCATCGCAGTAAACTGCCCCGCGCTCTGAGAGGCCTGATGGGAGAAGCTAACATCCGCTACGCCCGAGGGGAGAAAGAGGATGCCATCCTGATGTGTATGGAGATCATCAGACAGG CTCCTCTGGCCTTTGAGCCTTTCTCCACGTTGGCGATGATCTACGAGGACGATGAAGACACGGAGAAAGCGCTGCAGTTTGGTCTGATCGCCGCCCACCTGAACCCCTCAGACTGTGAGGAATGGGTCAGACTGGCTGAAATGTCTCTTGAGCAAGACAACATCCGACAGGCCATCATCTGCTACACAAAGG CCATCAGGTACGACCCCACCAATGTCCGCTACCTGTGGGAGCGTTCCACCCTCCACATGCGACTGGGAGAGCACAAACACTGCATGGATGGCTACCGCAGGATCCTGGCACTGCTGCCGATGGAGGAAGGAGAGCACTTCATGCAGCTCTCAAAGGACATGGCCAA GAGCTACTACGAGAGCAATGACTTGACTTCAGCTCTGGGGGTTATAGAGGATGCTCTGGCACGACACCCTGACCTGGTCAGTGATGACTTCATCAACATGACAGCTGAGCTCTACATCGCCAACCGTCAGTACAACAAGGCCCTGGAG GTCTTGGTCCAGTTTGCAGGAGTAGTTTTAGTCAGAGAAGATCCAAAGCCAGACGCTTCCGCACCACCTcacgaagaagaagagggtgagAAATCGACTGAGGagcaggagatgaaggaggaagaAGGCCCAGAATCAAAACCTGTtgaagaaacagcagcagagaaggaAG GTGAAATTAAAGATGTAGAGGTACCGGACAGTGTACCAGTGGACCTGAGGGCCAAGCTAATGGTCTGCCTCATACACCTGCATGTCTACACTCCCCTGGAG GGCCTGGTGTCGTCTCTGATGGAGCAGAGCCCAGAAGAGATCGGAGACTTGTACCTGGATGTGGGGGAAGCCTACCTGGAGGAGGGCGAGTACATGTCAGCTCTGCCTCTGTTCTCTGCCCTCGTCATATCTGAAAAGTACAACCTGGCTGTCGTCTGGCTCCGACACGCAG AGTGTCTGAAGGCGCTGGGCCACATGGAGGTGGCAGCAGAAAGCTACACCAAGGTGGTGGAGATGGCTCCTCAGCACCTGGAGGCCAGACTCTCCCTGGccaccctgcagcagcagctgggccGGCCCGAGTGCGCCCTCAAAGCCCTGGAGTCCATGTATGACAGCGACACGCTGGCTCAGGACTCGTCAGCCGCTCAGAAG GAGTTAAAGCTTCTGTTACATCGCTCTACACTGCTGAAGACTCAGGGTAAAATGGAGGGCTACCTTGATGCTATGATCAGTATGATCTCCATGCTATTGAAG gtgGCCATGCAGCGAGCTaaggtgtgtgtgcgttctgTAATCATGTCAGGAGAGAGTCACCTGAGGCTGGTGAAGGTGAAAGACGTAGTGCCAGAGTTTGATGACCACGAAGCTGCCTATCTGGATAACACAG GTAAAACCAACGTTCTGTCCAAAGAGGACTGGTGGCAGCTGCTGGTAAGCTGCGTGCTGACGCTGTGCGAGGTGAAGCGCTTCGAGGAGGCTGAGCTGCTGGTGGAGTCGGCCATGGAGTTCTTCTCCTTCTACGACAACAAGCCCAAGAGGAAGGAGATGGAGTTCTTTGGACTGTCCGCCACCATCCTGGACCACAACCACTACAAGGCCTACAACTACATCAG ATTGATGCTGATGGAAAATGTAGATCTGCCTCAGCTGTGGAACATTTTCAACCAG CTGACGATAACCTCCCAGCACCAGCGCCACCATCGCTTCTGTCTGCGTCTGCTGTTAAAACATCCAGACAACCACGccctgtgtgtcctctgtggacaCAACGCCATGGTGTCAGGGAGCTTCAAGCATGCGCTGG GTCAGTATATTCAGGCTTTCCAGACTCGACCAGACAACCCCCTCTACAGCTTGTGTGTGGGTCTCACCTTCTTCCACATGGCCTCTCAGAAATATGTAGCCAAACGACACACGCTGGTGCTACAG GGTTTCTCCTTCCTTTGGCGATACGTGGAGCTGCGTGGAGAATGTCAGGAGAGCATGTACAACCTGGGCAGAGCGCTGCACCAGATGGGCCTCACACATCTGGCCATACATTATTATCAGAAGGCTCTTACACTGCCTGCAAAGAAAATGGAC GGTATCCCAGACGATCAGCTGGACCTGAGCAGGGACGCCGCCTTCAACCTCTCCCTCATCTACCAGGCCAGCGGGAACATGGAGATGGCCCGGCAGAtaatcaacacacactgcattatttga